The Bacteroidota bacterium sequence GATACTTTAATATAGGTAGTATCCTTTAACGTTGTTTCAAGTTCTGATTGTATCTGTAAAAGGTTCTTTCCTATTAATGTTTTCTGATGATTTATTTCTGATTTCCATTTTGTTGTAAATTCTTCTTTTAAACTTTTGAAAATAGTTTCTATAACATTTTTGTTTGTTTCAGAAACAGAGGTTATATCATAAGAGATACTTTCTTTAAAAAGATTTATTTCTATTAAAGAATCAATTATTTTATTGTCTTCTTGTAAATTTGCTTTTTGCTGATTCGCTTTGTCAATTTTATCCTTTAATAAATAATATTTCTTTTTTTCTTCATCAATAATTTTTATTGTTGTAAGCTTGTTTAATTCAGTACTTAATCGTTTAATTTCATCTTCTATTCCTTTCTTATCCCCTTTATCGCTTGCTTGCAACTTTTTTTCAGATATTTCATCATGAAGTTGAAAATAATCATTGACTAAATTTGAAATCTTTTTCCTATTTTCAGAAATTGATTTATCATAGTTATAGAGAATTCTTTCTTTTCCTTTATTTTTTAGAATTTTCTGAATAAGCTTATCCTTTTCATATTCATCTCGTGCAATATCATACATATAACCTTGGTGGAAATATTCAATTTCTCTTTCATTATTTTCAACACCATCCTTCCAAATTATCTTAAGCAATTCAGATATTTCATCAATATAATTATCATAGCCTTTTTTATCTTCAAATGTTATAGGAGCATCAGTTTTTAATTTCTTTGCAATGGATGCAAGAAGAATAGATTTACCTGTAGAGCGTCCACCAATAATTGAATTTAGGTAGGAATTAAGTTCTATGGATTTATTATAAATGTCATGATAATTTATTTCCAATTTATCAATAACTTGATAATTTGATTTTTTTTCAGGATTATCAATGCTAAAACCAACCCTAAGCTCAGGCTCATATGTTATTTGTTTTAACCCTTCAAATGTAGGGTCAGCCTTTATCCATGTAATATTTTTTATAGTTTCATCTTTATTTGTTTGTTTATTTTTTTTGACGACTTTTTTTCCTAAATAATTGTCGATGTCATTAAATGAATGTGCATCACAAGCCGAAATTACAGGTTTTGGTTTAGCTTTCTCCTCCGTTTCATACCTTTCAACATTTAAGTAATAATTTATATTTTGTTCGCCCCCAAAGAAACCATCACAAACTTTATCAATTTCATCAGATACGTTTAATTTCCTTGGTGATGACGTATCAGGACGGAGACCCGCATTATTTGCTGCTGCTATAATTAAATAACATTCATCTTTACCAAATACCTCTTTGAGTTTCTTTCTTATAAAATCGTGTTTAACTCCTGCTTTTTCAAAATCGCTTTTAGTAGTTAAGTTTTTACAGGAAATTACAGCATCATTAAACTTTATATTTGTATCTAATTTCAATAAAAACTCTTCAATTTTATCTTTTGTAACTGTTGCAGAATTTGAGAAAATTATATGAATATTTACTTCTTCAGCACTTTTATTTACTGATACCTCAAGTCTTAACTCAACATTTGGAAAGAACACCTTTTCCGATAAAGGGAAATACTCTTTATGCTTTTCAATGAATGTAAAATAATTTTCTACTGAAAAATAATCTGTAATACCAAAAACTGAAACATCAGATTTCTCAATTTTTGTACAAAATGTTTTCCAAATATTCTCATCTCCTATTTGTTCAAAATTATCGCTTAATTTTGTTTTTGGAGTATGAATGTGCAAATCCCATTTATGCCATTCTGAACCTCGGTTATATTTACAATATTCTAACATATTACTCTATTTCAATTCTATCAATTTCTTTCATTAGTCTGTCCGTTTCTGAAAGTGCAACAATAATTTTCTGATAATGTAAAATATCATCAAAATTTAGTGTTCTTCCTTTTCGGTCTTTTAGCCATTTTTGGGCTGGCTGATAACCGCCAATATAAAATTCCCAAGCTGTAAGCGGTATATTTTCAAAATATTGTTCTGCATTTATCCAAATCCTGCCAAGGGGGCATGCCCCCTTGGTGTCGGTTATTTCCCAATCCTTTTTTCCAATTTTTGTTGTAAGTGTATTATCGCCATCAATTGGATAGCCTGTTATGTATTCTTCTACTTTTGGACTTTCCAATAAATGTATTTGCCTAATCTCTCCACCAAGTTTTACTAATTGCCAAAAAGTATCTTTGTTTTTTGGATATGGAACTCTTGGAAAATCAATTTTTAGAAATTCTTTGTATTTCTCCCTGTAGGTTGGTGAGTATAAGACAGCATAGATATAATCTAATAAATCAATTGGAGCATATGTATTCTCTGTTGATTCCTTTTCATTGCTAAAAGTTAAATCAAGCTTGTCGGCAATTTGTGTTACTATTCTCAAATCAAAGTTCGGAACTCTTTCATTTGTCGGCTCTAAGGTCTGCTGACCATTTTGTTCAGGATACAGATACAATGGAAAATGATATGACTGAATTGTTCTTTCTGCACTTTTCATTTCAGAACATCCAGTTGTTATAAAATAACTATCAACTGTGCCTGATTTATTCTGACGACTTAGCAATAAAGCCAAATTTTTATTTGATACCATATGCTTCATCGTATCATAACGTGGTCGACCTAAAAAACCACTTGATTTTCTGTTCAGTAAAGTATATCGAGAATCAAAAGCCTTAACTAATATCTTTACAAGATTATATTCCCCAGTAAGTAAATCATTTTTAGCATTCTCTAATCTCCAAGTCCCATCCTTCACTCCATATTTGTTTCTTAATTCATCAATTTCTAAATGAAGAAAATCATTTTCTAATTCAAGAATATTATCTTTTGAAAACTGGAGTGTCAATGAATCATTTTTTGTTTGAATACCAGTATTCTTATTTTCAAATAGGGTTTCTAAACTAATACCTTTTTGATATGTGTTTTCTTTTGAAAAATCTTTTGGTACAAAAAAGAAATATGGTTCTTGGTATGGAATCTCACTCCATAAGATGGATTTAAAATCATTATTAATTAAATAATTGTATTTGAAATCCCTTTCACCATAAACATCAACATGATGCACTTTCCCAAGTTTCTTGCTCATTTTTGATTTAACAAAGATATTTATGGATACACCAGTCATTATATCAAAAACATTCTGGTCTGGTCTACCATCTTTGGCAACTTCATTTTTCTTTGCATTACCGTGCAAATCAATAATGTATATTTCATTGAAGGTTTCAAGTAAATTTTTTCGCATTTGACGATGGGTAACTCCATCTAAAAAACTATTACTTGATATATAAGCTAAAATACCTTCACCATTTCTATCTATACAATGCTGACCATAACGAATAAATTTAATGTAATCATCATCAATGTTGATTTTACGCTCATTTAAGTTTTTTTTGTAAACATCAAGAAGGCTCTGTATCCATTCTCCTTTATTAGTACTACTTACAGCATAAGGCGGATTTCCAATCACACACATTACAGGCGTATCACGTTTTATATGGTTTGCTTCGTTTGCTTCTGTACTTAACCAATTAGAAAATAAAGTTCCTGTATCGGGGTGGTGTTCTTCAAGCGAGTTGGTGAGATAAATATTAAACCTTTGGTTTTTGGTGGCTTTGTAGCCAGTTTCACGTAAAAGCATATCCAATTTAAGATGTGCCATTGAGTAAGAAGCCATTAAAAGTTCAAAGCCGTTTAGCCGTGGGATTAAATGTTCATCTACATAACCACTCCAAGCACCTTGCATTGCTTTAAATCGTTTGCTATAAATGAATTTTACTACTTCGGCAAGAAAAGTTCCTGTTCCAGTTGCAGGGTCAAGAATTTGTACTTTATGAACTTCCTTTTCCTGCAATTTTTTACTGCCCTGAATAGGCACTTTAATTTTTGTCTTGCTTGTATCAGCAAGTCCTTGTGGTAAATCAAATTCTGTTTTTAAAATGTCGTCAACTGCACGAACAATAAAATTTACAACCGGTTCGGGTGTGTACCAAACCCCTCTTGCTTTTCTTAATTTGGGGTCGTATTCGGCAAGAAATGTTTCGTAAAAATGAATTATAGGGTCATTGGTTTGAGTGCTTTTTCCAAAATTCTTTAAAAGCTGCTCAACGTTTGTTGCTCTAAAAACTTCTGCAAGATTGTCAACGGTTCTTACAATTCTGTCGTCAATATCGGGTCCTGCTACATAACCAAAAAGTTTACGCAAAAACGGATTTGATTTTGGAATTAATTCGGCTGCTTCTTGTCGGCCAAAATCGTCAAGTGTTGTATCGTGCAATCTCGCCGCAAACATTCCATAAGCCAATGTTTGTGCGTAAATGTCTGCAAATGCTTTTGGTGTTAAATCGTGAATTAATATATTTTTGAAAGTCTTATATTGTTCTCTTAA is a genomic window containing:
- a CDS encoding N-6 DNA methylase; translation: MTIEQYIKKISTRLKSGISREHSYRGDLETLIRELVKGVEITNEPANVTDCGNPDYVITKGKIPIGYIEAKDIGKDLNGKQYKEQFDRYKKALDNLIITDYVWFQFFQNGELIHEIKIGEIDFTNGACPIVKPLADNFSKFENLIKNFCTHIGQTIKSSKKLAGMMASKAQLLQDILERAITSDEETQENTSLREQYKTFKNILIHDLTPKAFADIYAQTLAYGMFAARLHDTTLDDFGRQEAAELIPKSNPFLRKLFGYVAGPDIDDRIVRTVDNLAEVFRATNVEQLLKNFGKSTQTNDPIIHFYETFLAEYDPKLRKARGVWYTPEPVVNFIVRAVDDILKTEFDLPQGLADTSKTKIKVPIQGSKKLQEKEVHKVQILDPATGTGTFLAEVVKFIYSKRFKAMQGAWSGYVDEHLIPRLNGFELLMASYSMAHLKLDMLLRETGYKATKNQRFNIYLTNSLEEHHPDTGTLFSNWLSTEANEANHIKRDTPVMCVIGNPPYAVSSTNKGEWIQSLLDVYKKNLNERKINIDDDYIKFIRYGQHCIDRNGEGILAYISSNSFLDGVTHRQMRKNLLETFNEIYIIDLHGNAKKNEVAKDGRPDQNVFDIMTGVSINIFVKSKMSKKLGKVHHVDVYGERDFKYNYLINNDFKSILWSEIPYQEPYFFFVPKDFSKENTYQKGISLETLFENKNTGIQTKNDSLTLQFSKDNILELENDFLHLEIDELRNKYGVKDGTWRLENAKNDLLTGEYNLVKILVKAFDSRYTLLNRKSSGFLGRPRYDTMKHMVSNKNLALLLSRQNKSGTVDSYFITTGCSEMKSAERTIQSYHFPLYLYPEQNGQQTLEPTNERVPNFDLRIVTQIADKLDLTFSNEKESTENTYAPIDLLDYIYAVLYSPTYREKYKEFLKIDFPRVPYPKNKDTFWQLVKLGGEIRQIHLLESPKVEEYITGYPIDGDNTLTTKIGKKDWEITDTKGACPLGRIWINAEQYFENIPLTAWEFYIGGYQPAQKWLKDRKGRTLNFDDILHYQKIIVALSETDRLMKEIDRIEIE